The sequence GGTCGTGTTGCTGCGCAGTTGTGGATCCACGCGTGTCGCCCTGCAAGCATTGAGGaatctctctttatatatatttagACGCACACGCGTTTCTCCTTTGCAATTTGAAATGCGTGTGGTTTGTAGGTGTACTTTGCAAAGCGCTAGCAGGTAGTCGGTCCCATGGTGTAATGGTTAGCACACTGGACTTTGAATCCAGCGATCCGAGTTCAAATCTCGGTGGGacctcagatttttttttaatttttacatataaaaacaaaccaaaaataaccGTGCAACTACTTGATAAAAATACTGCACTGAGCAACTGGACGCGAATGACAcgttatgaatatatatatatatatatatatatatatatatatatatatatatatatatatatatatatatatatttcaaaacagtgaaaattaataattcaatttcataaaaacaaataaagaattccTTCACGGTGGGATCTGAAACAATCATATGATTGTTTCAGATCCCACCGTGAAggaattctttatttgtttttatgaaattgaATTATTAATTTTCACTGTTTTGAAACACGCAGCACAGTACCTTAATCAATAGTCATCCCACCTGGCCCGGTTTTTCCTGGCTCGCCCCGGTTTTGAGGAATGTGTCCCAGGATTTCCATATCCTTTCCCGGGACACTAAAAGATCCTGTTGTTTAATGTTATGCTTCCAAATCCATGCAGATTATAACGGCAAAGCCATCCCGTAAACAGAGCAGCAACACTACTCTGACAAACTTGCGGTATTAACCGATGGTCAGTTCTTGTAGTATATAATACTGCTCTGCCGCTTTGCAGGCTATTGCTAGAGCGTCTGTGTCACTTTTCGGGTAATACCGCTCCTCCGTTCCGCTCTCGGTTTGTTTGCACCTCgatcatattttttatttcagttcagtTGGGAAGCTCGCCGGTAGGGGGCAGTGTTCGCTGTAAATCCCAGCAGCGTCTGGTTTGACTGACAGAGCGTGActgtgcaaacaaacacacacacacaccccccttcTGGCAGACTGAGCGCGTTTTGATCACACTATCCTTAACAACAACGtgagcagctgtggatttttgaAAGATGTCCCGGTGTTCCCCCCTAGGAACCAATGTTCAGGAATATTTGTaacctcttcttttttttgtaacaaatctTTCTTTCCATATTGGTCTAAAGCCATGCATTTTGAACTAAAACCAGAATTTTAAGAccactttccctaaccctaaccctaacccacccaGACAGCTCCAGTCTCACCtacaatgaattaaataaatgcaaataaaataacagttgaCTGAAGATGCTGTTTGCAGCTCAAAGCCTCCACTCGCAACGACCCCTGTGAGCCATGCTAGCTGTAGGGCACGGGGAGGACCTGTGAGTCAGGCAGGGTCCCTGCAGGAGTAATGAAGCAGGGCACGGGGAGGACCTGTGAGTGACAGGCAGGGTCCCTGCAGGAGTAATGAAGCAGGGCACAGGGAGGACCTGTGAGTGACAGGCAGGGTCCCTGCAGGAGTAATGAAGCAGGGCAGGGGGAGGCAGGGTCCCTGCAGGAGTAATGAATCAGCTCTGAAGGAAACTCTCTGCAATGCAGGAAGGCACAGTGCCGCCACTCGGCCCCCTGGGAAGGAGAACAATACCCGGGCCAGGAAACAAGGGCTGTGAATGCCGCCCACACAGTGggaaaaatatatttcacaaggagagagagaatgagaggcATGAAGACATTAAAATAACACTGAGAACTGTTTACTTaagggtacatgtgaagccatcttgaggcagggaatgcaatttaaatttttttaaaaagtggtcaaaatgtttaaaaaaaaaaaaaaaaaaaaaaaaaaaacaatacacacaacttAAACAGCGGTagaaacacatgggaacatgtgaCACAATCAGATAAAAAGGTCTTTATGCCCCCTTTAATTAGAAGCATTCGGTTATTTGACACAGCTGTGGCAGACATATAAAACCTTGAGACACAGTCGTCTAGTTTATTTCTCTCACAATCACTAACAGACAGAAAGGCACCACACTAAATCATTTCAGAAGACCGAACACTGCCGTGAATTCGTTTTATTTATCATAAATATCATTCCCACAGTTTTCTATAGTACAATCTTCAAGTAACAATAatacagacaataaaaaaataatatattagcaATAAGAACATCAAtatcatatatatcatatctaGAAAGATGCATCCTCACAAGAGAACAAGCTACTGGAGACCCAGGGAGAGGAGGGCAGCCCAGGAAGCACCCTGCTTCAGAGACCCCTTCATATTCAGACTCTGCACAACCTTTCAAAGCATTTCATTGCATCAAGAATCTGTGTGGTGCTCAGTGCAGCAACGAAGGGGGCTTAACTGTCAGTGCAAGGATAgagatttatatatgtatatgtatacaggGAAAGACGAAGCATTGCATCAATGCAAAACCTGATCAAATATCTGTCAAGCGCTCTATACTCTGGAACCACAAAATATTCTGATAAGAAAAGAACAGTACAGCTCAATGCAATGTTGAGATCTCCACCCAGGTGCTTAAGTGCCCATGTACAGTATAAGCCATTTTGCCGATGTGGTTTCTTAAGAAAAAAGTCCCTGCAGGACATCCGGTCTTCAAAGAGGACGGACAGCTTCGGTCCCCGTGTGCAGAGAGTCTCTCGTCTGCCGTCTCCGTGTCAGCAGGACTTGTGTTCAGTGCGAGTGTGCAGTGGGTGCACGGTCCTTCCCCCCGGTCAGGCGAAGGTCTCGGCTGGTTTCAGAGCCACGCTCTCCGTCGGGGCACAGTCCTTGCCGTTGGTGCTGTGCTTGGTGCCCTGGTTCCTGCTCGGCTCCACCGCGGATGAGTTGGTGTGGCAGTTGGAGTGAAGGTCGTTGCTCATGAGCTGTCCGCTGCACTGATCTTTGTAGTGAAGCCACTCCCTCTTCAGAGCCGCCTGGACCTGTGCGAGGGAGAGGGGGTGACAGAGAGGCTTGGTTGTCCagtggctaaaaaaaaaaggcttgataAGCAGGAGGTTTTCagttcacctccttgtgctctgtccttcaaaaaccagaggtcctattggaagtgacgtATAGTTCACCCCggtctctgtaaatcgctttggataaaagcatctgctaaatgactcattaataataaatgaataaggGCAGGGCACTCCCAAAACTTCAGACTACCTCTCATTTACAGCAGGAACTGCTCTGGCTGCAGCTCTCAAGAGACGAAGAGGGGAATTCGTTTCACAGGAGAACCCAATCCTAAATCTCATTACTCCAGAATGTAAACCCCCCTGTGGGTTACAAGGACAGCCAGCTGAGTTTACTGTTAACAGAGAATCTTAACAGTGTACAAAGCTAGTCCAGAACTCCTGGCTCTCCCACAAACACAGGACGCTTTAGTGTCTGGTTGTTACCCATTCACGCCTGTTCTTTagattcactttttttaaaaggcagacTTTGTTGACTATCCATTTGGTTAATATTCGTCAAAGGTAGTTTTTGTTAAAAATCCGCTCCCCACTAAAAGTGAACTGCCTTTAGCAACCTGCACTGTATATACTGAGGGTAAGGGCAGTGGAAATCAAACTCGAACATGCTAGTAGAGAAATGTGTGCGGCTGGGAAGGCTTACCTCTCCATTACAGAAGCAGAATATAGTGGCGACCAGCAGCCCCTGACGAGACACAGAAAACAGGGTGAATAGTTTGACATTCATTCCACAACACTATAGAACAGCTTCAAAAATGCACACAGGTTTAGTCTTTTAAAATGGTTAAGTGTCTGGCACATGTCAGAGCTGCACAGGGCTGCAGCGTGATTGCTGGCAGAATAAACTGCAAACAACGAAACGcgtttaaccctgtaatgcccaagcatttttgGAAACGAGAAGctctactttatttatttgttcgtGGACCTGGATTCCGTTTCTCGCCCTGCATTGCGTCGCATGGGATACAGACGCGGGCGCCGTGGGGTTAACGGCATGGTGAACggccccctgtctctctccaggcCGCCGCGTACCTGGTAGTGCATGAAGATGTGCATGATGTACTCGTAGATCTCCTCGGCCAGCCGCCACTCCGGTTTCCATGGCAGCAGGACGAACTGGATCCCCAGTAGGGGGACCAGGATGAGCGTGGCTCGCACCGCCTTCATGTAAGCGCTGGACTCAGCCTGGTGAGTCAACTTGAGCTTGGTGATGAGAACACGAACAATGTTGAGCAGGAAGAACAGGTTCACctgcagagagggggagagaggcagCGATCAGCACACTGCAACATGGGGGTGCAGGAATCTGTGCGCTGCAGTGGAGAATGGGGGTGCAGGAATCTGTGTGCTGTAGTGGGGAATGGGGAGCAGTAATCTCTACTTTATATACATGTTTTGCCCCAGTTTTGATGGATTCACAACCCTGCAGGTGTATTTGACCGTTCCCtcatagctgctgctgctgtttttcagCTGCAAACAGAAAGCAGTTCCACTCTCCCTGCTATGTGTGTCTGACGTGAAGCAGCTTCTCTGTGCAACAGCCCTCCCCTCCCCTTGGGCGCTGCTATAATGAGCTGGTGCTTACCAGCAGAGCTACGCAGATCGGCCCGTGGATGATGTACAGGAGATGAGTGGCGGCGCTGATCCAGCAgctggagagacagagaaaaagagagaaagaaagcagTGAACCAAAacatgcatcttttaaaaaaaaaaaaagtttccccacTCCAAAGTAACATCCTTGAgtacgtgcgtgcgtgcgtgcgtgcgtgtgtgtgtgtgccgttTATCACAGTGCTGTTTCACAGGGAATCGTTCTTACTTGTCATTGAAGAAATGCAGTCTGGCCACTGCATGGATGACAGCCGGGATCAGAGGGAATCCTGGGACACACAGAGGGAAACAGCTGCGTTAATTCCGGAACCCGTACTCCTGATTTACAGAAGCTGGGAGCACCGCTACAGCCAGGCTGCCTTCGCTGAACCCCCGCTGCATACAGTCCAGCCATTATTCATCCAGGAccaaagtgttttaaatgtacagggctGTCTGCGGTGAAGGAAGAGACAAGTAGAAACAGCTGGCCGAACAGTCGCTGTTTTCAGAAATAGCTTGGGGATGTATTTAATGCTTGGGGATGTTTTTAATGATTGAGGATGCATTTAATGCTTGGGGATGTATTTAACGCTTGGGGATGTATTTAACGCTTTGTTTTTAAGGACTACCTGAAAGGAGTGACTGAATTGAAGGCGACtcacacaagcaaacaaaaaaaaaaagtttttgaactTCAGAACTCCTGTCCTTTTATAATTCtgcttattaaaattattatttgaacttaaattaaaaaaataaataaataaaataaaagcaactcTCCAAATTCCATGCAGAGGACGGCATCTCAACTCAAGACTTTGGAAGTTTTGAGGGGTTGATTTCTCCGTGCTGTGCACTCACCCCAGCCCAGGATATAGTACCAGAGCAGCCGCTGCTGCTCCACGAACACGGCCACGATGATGAGGGTGTGCAGGTAGATCCCCTCGCACAGCATCCAGAAGTAGTTACAGCCCATGGTGTAGAGATAGAGAAACTGCAGCACCTTGCAGCCAGCCTGCAGGGACAGGAGGAGTCGCCGTTCACACACACGCAGCTGGAGCTGCAGAGCAGGCAGTTAGCATCTCTGGGTTAGCACACCACAGAGAGGGCTTTACACACACTGAATCAGGCACCAGGGCTGGGGAGAATTCctccttttcaatggcaatgtcttCGATGGAACTGGAATGTGCATTTCAGAGGCTTCACTGTGgagattgttcagctgctttcatctCCAGCCAGTTTTAATCGACTCGCACTGCCAGTGACTTCAGTGTAATCTGTTGCCACTGCAATAAGctggttttttttaatactgcttaGGAATTGCAATTTTTCATCAACGATGTGTCGGAATTGATTAAAGGGGAATGGGAAGTGGgaatttttaaatggaaaaacaggaattgatccCCAACTCTGCTGGACACGAAGCAAACTGGGCAAATACCATTACCGGATGAGCACAAGAAAGACGGACTATACAGTAGAGAGCTGGACACCAGGGACACTCAAGCGAAACTGACTGGAGACAGGAAGCTCCTACCGTGTTGCGAGTCTCGTGCTCGTGGTTATTAGCCACGGCGGAAAGGCAGATGATGGTGACGATGGAGTCGAGGATGAAGGACAGGAAGAGGTTCTTGTGAAGAGAGATGCGCTGGCAACTCAAACTCCTGCcaaggaaaacaacaacaacaacaacaataataataataataataataataataataataataataataataataatcatcctcATTTAAAAAGCCCTCACTTGAAGTAGAAGAAGATGCAGAGCGAGATGAGGAGGGATACCAGAGAGAGACAATGTCCCGTGATTGCCAGGTAGTACTTGCTGTACGCCATCTGCTCAGAAAGAGAAGAGGCTGCGTTACAGAACTGAAGAGGCATTCCCCACCCTGCAGCCTGAAGAGACTCCCTCCATTCTACACTGTGCGACATGCAGGAAACGCTAAGGGTTACACGAGTCTACTGACCAGGCACAGAACGCGGGGAACTGAACTCAATATTCCACCCTGATCACCATCCAACCCAGAAAGCTAACACCTCAATGAgcctcccattgcacagcagttatttgatccagtcctggttttgctgggagtttaataagacactcctgagcttgttattacctatacacactggggctgatccagctcctagtaaaacctggactgggtgaaactgctctgcaatcgGAGTCCCATTTATTTTTGAATCTCTTTGAAACATGtgtcattgattttatttatttttaactctctGTATTTAGCAGTGTTGAGTGGTTTTATAGTAAATCCAAGCTATTTAATTTCCCAGGAAAACCCCTCTCAGGGTCTGTCTTGTCCTTTCAGTGATCAGGGCAGCAGAGCTGCTAACAGTGCCTGTGTGGAGTGTGAATGCTGCCCTGCtgctgtcagggggctgggggctgggggcTTGGGGGTCTTGCCTTGAGTTTGGCCCTGGTGAAGGCAGAACACAGGGTGTAATTGGACCAGGTGCGGTTACTCTCTGGGTGTCGAAACCACTGTCCGTCTTCATTACAAACCTTCGTCACCTTTTCTGCAAACACAGCGAAGAAAACACAGTCACAGCCAGCTCACAGgcatgggaatgagactcccgctgcaaagcagtttgatccattcctggttttaccaggaGTCTACTAATacggcacacctgagcttgtcacctatacacactggggctaatcaagctcgtagtaaaacctggagtgggtgaaccTGCTACGCaaaaggagtcttattaccatccctgaaAGTCATGATATAAACCAGCGCTCTGGAAGTGTGGAATTCTGCTCCCCAAGGCTTTCATTAAAACTCATGCATGGTATGCAGTATGTGGGCAAAATGGCATAGATAAGAGTAAGAGTTTCACCTCATTACAATCGCAGTGCGCTTGAATCCCTGAGGCCAGCACTCACCCAAGGGATCGAAGTCCTGGAAGTATTCAGGGCAGAACTGGACAGCCTTGCTCCCGGGTGGGGAGTCCTCCCAGCACATCCAGCCATCCCATGTGCGGTTACAGTAGGGTCCTGGGACAGGGAGCGCTCGTTCAGAATGGAAACTAtttcaccccccccaccccctccccgaATCGATTTAGAATGCCAGCTCAGGGGAGAGTCCTTCGTTCCCCATGCCAACCATCTCTTTACACCCTGGAGCTCCACAGCGCCCCCCTCTGGAGCCCTGCAGGAGTGTGCTTTGAGATCAAGGGGCGCCCGGCCAGTAGGGCGCGCTGTAGAGCACCTCCCTGTGAAATCTTTcagcttcacacagccaggacgctcCCCGGAGCTCCCCCTGAGTGCTGACTAAATCCGTGGACCCCTCGCCTTTCAGAGTCACTCTCCCTATAATAACGAGACTCCACTGAGAACCTCTTTGCTAACACTAGCCCTGGGGGGGGCGTTACCGTCTCCCCGGTAGGGGGGGTCCCTGAGGATCTTCAGGTAGCACTCGAACTGGGCAGACAGGATCTGTGCCCTCGACACCCCCATGGGCATCATAGACTGGGGGGTGGCAGACACGACTGACAGCGGCTCCGAGGACACCAGCGCCTCCGCAGGAACCTGCTGGAACAGCGAGAAgagaaatgcttttatttcacTTGCTGGGAGCGCCACTGGAATCACATGATCCCCCATTAATACTGTGTAATAATGCACCATTACGAAAAAGCAgtcctgcaaacacactgcactgtattatAAACAGGAACCACACTGGcaatgttaatgttttaatagggttttttttttttcaggttttctgCGTCACTTCTCCCTACCTCTGTTACCAGCGGCAATAACAGGATCCACAGCAGCTGTCCTCTCCCCATGGTGCAGCTAGGTGGCGCTCCCTCACACGGCATGGCTGTGCATCAGTGGCCTCTGAAACAAGCACCACGACAGATcaggaacacacagcactgcctgcgcCTCTCCACACACACTAGCTTAACCCAGACGCACACAAGAAAAGGGACCAGGCTCACTGGCAACCAGGACGGGAACACGACTCCTGTTGCATCgtagtttcatccattccaggttttactgtaaactCACTCTAGTTGTTCTGAAGCCTATATGAGCGCCACACCTCTAACCTCTGTAAGCAATCGGCTTGCAGTCTGTC is a genomic window of Polyodon spathula isolate WHYD16114869_AA unplaced genomic scaffold, ASM1765450v1 scaffolds_796, whole genome shotgun sequence containing:
- the LOC121308894 gene encoding calcitonin gene-related peptide type 1 receptor-like isoform X2, translated to MPCEGAPPSCTMGRGQLLWILLLPLVTEVPAEALVSSEPLSVVSATPQSMMPMGVSRAQILSAQFECYLKILRDPPYRGDGPYCNRTWDGWMCWEDSPPGSKAVQFCPEYFQDFDPLEKVTKVCNEDGQWFRHPESNRTWSNYTLCSAFTRAKLKMAYSKYYLAITGHCLSLVSLLISLCIFFYFKSLSCQRISLHKNLFLSFILDSIVTIICLSAVANNHEHETRNTLQLRVCERRLLLSLQAGCKVLQFLYLYTMGCNYFWMLCEGIYLHTLIIVAVFVEQQRLLWYYILGWGFPLIPAVIHAVARLHFFNDNCWISAATHLLYIIHGPICVALLVNLFFLLNIVRVLITKLKLTHQAESSAYMKAVRATLILVPLLGIQFVLLPWKPEWRLAEEIYEYIMHIFMHYQGLLVATIFCFCNGEVQAALKREWLHYKDQCSGQLMSNDLHSNCHTNSSAVEPSRNQGTKHSTNGKDCAPTESVALKPAETFA
- the LOC121308894 gene encoding calcitonin gene-related peptide type 1 receptor-like isoform X1; this translates as MPCEGAPPSCTMGRGQLLWILLLPLVTEQVPAEALVSSEPLSVVSATPQSMMPMGVSRAQILSAQFECYLKILRDPPYRGDGPYCNRTWDGWMCWEDSPPGSKAVQFCPEYFQDFDPLEKVTKVCNEDGQWFRHPESNRTWSNYTLCSAFTRAKLKMAYSKYYLAITGHCLSLVSLLISLCIFFYFKSLSCQRISLHKNLFLSFILDSIVTIICLSAVANNHEHETRNTLQLRVCERRLLLSLQAGCKVLQFLYLYTMGCNYFWMLCEGIYLHTLIIVAVFVEQQRLLWYYILGWGFPLIPAVIHAVARLHFFNDNCWISAATHLLYIIHGPICVALLVNLFFLLNIVRVLITKLKLTHQAESSAYMKAVRATLILVPLLGIQFVLLPWKPEWRLAEEIYEYIMHIFMHYQGLLVATIFCFCNGEVQAALKREWLHYKDQCSGQLMSNDLHSNCHTNSSAVEPSRNQGTKHSTNGKDCAPTESVALKPAETFA
- the LOC121308894 gene encoding calcitonin gene-related peptide type 1 receptor-like isoform X3, producing the protein MPCEGAPPSCTMGRGQLLWILLLPLVTEQVPAEALVSSEPLSVVSATPQSMMPMGVSRAQILSAQFECYLKILRDPPYRGDGPYCNRTWDGWMCWEDSPPGSKAVQFCPEYFQDFDPLEKVTKVCNEDGQWFRHPESNRTWSNYTLCSAFTRAKLKMAYSKYYLAITGHCLSLVSLLISLCIFFYFKSLSCQRISLHKNLFLSFILDSIVTIICLSAVANNHEHETRNTAGCKVLQFLYLYTMGCNYFWMLCEGIYLHTLIIVAVFVEQQRLLWYYILGWGFPLIPAVIHAVARLHFFNDNCWISAATHLLYIIHGPICVALLVNLFFLLNIVRVLITKLKLTHQAESSAYMKAVRATLILVPLLGIQFVLLPWKPEWRLAEEIYEYIMHIFMHYQGLLVATIFCFCNGEVQAALKREWLHYKDQCSGQLMSNDLHSNCHTNSSAVEPSRNQGTKHSTNGKDCAPTESVALKPAETFA